The following proteins come from a genomic window of Chlamydiales bacterium:
- a CDS encoding GNAT family N-acetyltransferase: protein MAHSPMTNTDTRYKIRRMELSDVAAVAAVHAQSFSRQLNSEEWILCNFRAYPRIRIFVAYADNEIVGYIQWTEKSGFRKEVVLELEQIAVLPESRNQGIGSNLINSSLSLVKEELATREAVLKHIIVTTRTDNSAQKIYRETLNASAETTISDLFSADEVIMIVRDISKQKESKQWNQ from the coding sequence ATGGCACACTCCCCAATGACAAACACGGATACTCGATATAAAATTCGTAGAATGGAATTGAGTGATGTAGCTGCCGTTGCGGCAGTTCACGCACAGTCTTTTTCCAGGCAGCTAAACTCTGAAGAATGGATACTATGTAATTTTAGAGCTTATCCAAGAATTAGGATTTTTGTGGCTTATGCTGATAATGAAATTGTTGGCTATATTCAGTGGACGGAAAAAAGTGGTTTTAGAAAAGAGGTTGTGTTGGAACTTGAGCAAATTGCGGTTTTACCTGAATCGAGAAATCAGGGGATAGGCTCCAATCTGATTAACTCTTCCCTATCTCTAGTCAAAGAAGAATTAGCTACAAGAGAGGCTGTTTTGAAACATATCATCGTTACTACTAGGACAGATAACAGCGCGCAAAAAATTTATCGAGAGACTTTAAACGCTTCAGCTGAAACGACCATCTCAGATTTATTTTCAGCAGATGAAGTCATCATGATAGTAAGAGATATTTCAAAGCAAAAGGAATCGAAACAGTGGAATCAATAA
- a CDS encoding DUF6434 domain-containing protein: MKTLSASKVGMLKNALHYMHMSELKELCQKLALPERGKKGEIIQRICCYLEDGTVLKQPQIPSASKAQKNTRYPLAPSTLILHGNYKNDEKTRKFMKSLVGNHFHFTAFGQDWIKNRWIEGNPPTYAEFAQFWQNEHLNRQQRKANPKQEWAYLNFMQKYSDKYPKASQKEITAAWERERGKQVEIVWSTLNKYL, from the coding sequence ATGAAGACACTATCGGCTTCCAAGGTGGGCATGTTAAAAAATGCCCTGCATTATATGCACATGAGCGAGCTAAAAGAGCTATGCCAAAAATTGGCTCTCCCCGAGAGGGGCAAAAAGGGAGAAATTATTCAAAGAATTTGTTGCTATTTGGAAGATGGAACCGTACTCAAGCAGCCTCAAATCCCTTCAGCTTCAAAAGCTCAGAAAAATACACGCTATCCTTTAGCACCATCAACTCTTATTTTGCATGGCAACTACAAAAATGATGAGAAGACCCGAAAATTCATGAAGAGTCTTGTAGGAAACCATTTTCACTTTACGGCATTTGGACAAGATTGGATTAAAAATCGATGGATAGAAGGTAACCCTCCCACTTATGCAGAGTTCGCCCAATTTTGGCAAAATGAACACCTCAATAGACAACAAAGAAAAGCTAACCCAAAGCAAGAATGGGCTTACCTCAATTTTATGCAAAAATACAGCGACAAATACCCAAAAGCCTCTCAGAAAGAGATAACCGCAGCATGGGAACGCGAACGTGGCAAACAAGTCGAAATAGTTTGGAGTACATTGAACAAGTATTTATAA
- a CDS encoding alpha/beta hydrolase, with amino-acid sequence MNDKESYNWIFLPGGPGADSSYYRSLVDMPGNGTNVEDGVSYDYDEWFGIFPSIIQKFENPILVGHSFGGMFPLLFPELESQLKGFVILSSAPSLWLEAAVEYAKQFDLPDVRKEIKELALNPSQSTFEIAIDACMPYYFPKETLEEGRALVSKLKFQYLPAGWWQKKAVEINFTAEWIPQNVPTLIFGSKYDCICPFSLFENDERFGRDNIELIYVENAGHFIWVENPQIMVKKFGEYISKLNATSHQ; translated from the coding sequence ATGAACGATAAAGAAAGCTACAACTGGATTTTCCTTCCCGGTGGACCAGGAGCTGATTCTAGCTATTATCGTAGCTTGGTTGATATGCCTGGAAATGGGACTAACGTAGAAGACGGTGTTTCGTATGATTATGATGAGTGGTTTGGGATATTTCCATCTATCATTCAAAAATTTGAGAACCCAATTTTAGTTGGGCATTCATTTGGGGGAATGTTTCCTTTGCTTTTTCCTGAGCTTGAGAGTCAATTGAAAGGATTTGTAATTCTTAGTTCTGCCCCTTCCCTTTGGCTAGAGGCAGCTGTTGAATATGCCAAGCAATTTGATTTACCCGATGTGCGTAAAGAAATAAAAGAACTGGCATTAAATCCTTCACAGAGTACATTTGAAATTGCTATAGATGCCTGCATGCCCTACTATTTTCCGAAAGAGACTTTAGAGGAAGGTCGAGCCCTAGTTTCAAAGCTAAAGTTTCAGTATTTGCCTGCAGGATGGTGGCAAAAAAAGGCTGTGGAAATAAACTTTACAGCAGAATGGATACCCCAAAATGTTCCTACGCTTATTTTTGGTTCAAAATATGATTGTATCTGTCCTTTTTCGCTATTTGAAAATGACGAAAGATTTGGGCGTGATAATATTGAATTAATTTACGTTGAAAATGCAGGTCATTTTATTTGGGTAGAAAACCCTCAAATAATGGTAAAGAAGTTCGGCGAATATATTTCAAAACTGAATGCAACGTCTCATCAATAG
- a CDS encoding type IV toxin-antitoxin system AbiEi family antitoxin domain-containing protein, producing MKSQDQLFEIADRQQGFFTAKQAEECGYARSNFHLRLASGEWTQEGRGIYRLARYPVTDRSELVLWSLWSRNLKDIPQGVWSHETALDIQELSDVMPSKMHMTVPRGFRRRIEIPKVLCLHYANLGQSEIEQRQGYRVTAPFRTLLDVFEAETVADNFLAQAVHQALERGLVAEEELHSLEKTHPNIHFKMKRLLNDKF from the coding sequence ATGAAAAGCCAAGACCAACTCTTTGAGATAGCAGACCGACAACAAGGCTTTTTTACTGCAAAACAAGCGGAAGAATGTGGCTATGCGCGGTCTAACTTTCATTTAAGACTTGCTTCAGGAGAATGGACTCAGGAGGGCAGGGGTATTTATCGATTAGCGAGATACCCCGTGACCGACCGGTCCGAACTTGTATTATGGAGTCTCTGGAGTAGGAATTTAAAGGATATTCCCCAAGGCGTATGGTCACATGAGACCGCTCTCGATATTCAGGAGCTGTCAGATGTGATGCCATCTAAAATGCATATGACGGTTCCTCGTGGCTTTCGAAGACGCATTGAAATCCCAAAAGTTCTATGCCTGCATTATGCGAATTTGGGCCAATCCGAGATAGAGCAAAGGCAAGGCTACCGGGTAACGGCTCCTTTTAGGACACTGCTGGATGTCTTTGAAGCAGAAACAGTAGCCGACAATTTTCTCGCTCAGGCTGTGCATCAAGCGTTAGAGAGGGGACTTGTTGCCGAAGAAGAACTGCATTCTCTCGAAAAGACACATCCCAATATCCACTTTAAAATGAAGAGATTATTGAATGACAAGTTTTAA
- a CDS encoding AAA family ATPase — MEKIIYLNGPSSSGKTTLAKALQNSFEEPFLHLGIDKIIGFMPAKINNWEGGSAPLGFSWEADTDPEGHRIFHVRAGPFAKRIVRTLKDIAILLTSQHYNLIIDDVAFGTVEVEEWKQVLKDYNVLYVGVVTPLGILEERERTRGDRCVGSARAQYYKVHENVAYDLEIDSHAHSLEENVAKIKRALAEKSKPNEPS, encoded by the coding sequence ATGGAAAAAATAATTTACTTAAACGGCCCTTCAAGCTCAGGAAAAACGACATTGGCCAAGGCTTTACAAAATTCTTTTGAAGAACCCTTTCTCCATCTTGGCATCGATAAAATTATTGGTTTCATGCCCGCTAAGATAAACAATTGGGAAGGAGGCTCTGCGCCTCTTGGGTTTTCCTGGGAGGCCGATACTGACCCAGAAGGACATCGCATTTTTCATGTAAGAGCTGGCCCCTTTGCAAAACGCATTGTGCGCACCCTTAAAGATATTGCCATCCTCCTGACCTCTCAACATTACAACCTGATTATCGATGATGTAGCGTTCGGAACGGTTGAAGTTGAAGAGTGGAAGCAGGTGTTAAAAGATTATAATGTGCTGTATGTCGGCGTTGTCACCCCTCTAGGAATTCTGGAAGAAAGGGAACGTACTCGAGGAGACCGATGTGTTGGCTCAGCACGGGCTCAATACTACAAGGTTCATGAAAACGTTGCCTATGACCTTGAAATAGACAGCCACGCCCATTCACTGGAAGAAAATGTCGCAAAAATCAAAAGAGCACTTGCCGAAAAGTCAAAACCCAATGAGCCATCATGA
- a CDS encoding pentapeptide repeat-containing protein, which translates to MKSYPKQSEEEKEFKGKDFSNISFSGCSFTHCVFISCRFSGCNFRNASFSECAFKNCSMDSTNIEGCRFQDVFFEESKIVGAEFHKCDRTFFSIRFEKSIVMACNFSELKMRKTRFCGSKVKECYFNDTQLSESDFQQTDLEGTIFHHCELSKADFRGAVNYSINPQANILKKATFSPPEVLALLSFFDIKIE; encoded by the coding sequence ATGAAAAGTTATCCCAAACAATCCGAAGAAGAGAAAGAATTTAAAGGCAAAGATTTTTCAAATATCTCATTTTCAGGATGTTCCTTTACACACTGTGTTTTTATAAGCTGTCGTTTTTCTGGATGCAATTTCCGCAATGCCAGTTTTTCAGAGTGTGCTTTTAAAAATTGTAGTATGGATTCGACCAACATTGAGGGTTGCCGTTTTCAAGATGTATTCTTTGAGGAGAGCAAAATTGTGGGAGCTGAATTTCATAAATGTGACAGAACCTTTTTCTCCATTCGCTTTGAGAAAAGCATCGTAATGGCCTGTAATTTTTCTGAATTGAAGATGAGGAAAACACGTTTTTGCGGGAGCAAGGTCAAGGAGTGCTATTTCAATGACACGCAGTTGTCGGAATCTGATTTTCAGCAAACTGACTTAGAGGGGACTATTTTTCATCATTGTGAGCTCTCCAAAGCCGATTTTAGAGGTGCTGTCAATTACTCCATCAATCCTCAAGCTAATATCTTGAAGAAAGCGACTTTCTCACCACCAGAAGTACTCGCATTGCTAAGTTTTTTTGATATTAAAATTGAATAA
- the rplQ gene encoding 50S ribosomal protein L17 translates to MRHRKRNLKLGRTSSHNRCMIANMLKSLINKERIKTTLAKAKVMRRYADGIITLAKNNTLANRRAVISKLMVRHNRLTSKQARQMKEGSKTAQNVDRGIVSKLFDVLGPRFINRQGGYTRIIPMMNRVGDNAPICILEFLNE, encoded by the coding sequence ATGAGACATCGCAAGAGGAATCTAAAGCTAGGACGTACCTCTTCACATAATCGTTGTATGATTGCGAATATGTTAAAGTCTTTAATCAATAAAGAGCGTATTAAGACTACTCTTGCCAAAGCAAAAGTGATGCGTAGATATGCTGATGGAATTATTACCTTGGCAAAAAATAATACACTTGCAAATCGTCGAGCTGTGATTAGCAAATTAATGGTTCGTCATAATCGATTAACAAGTAAACAAGCAAGACAAATGAAAGAGGGAAGCAAAACAGCTCAAAATGTAGATCGAGGTATTGTCAGCAAGCTTTTCGATGTGCTAGGTCCTCGTTTTATCAATCGTCAGGGAGGATATACACGAATTATCCCCATGATGAATAGAGTAGGTGATAATGCACCGATTTGTATACTTGAATTTCTAAATGAATAA
- the gap gene encoding type I glyceraldehyde-3-phosphate dehydrogenase: protein MRIAINGLGRIGRHVLKRALKYPHITVVAVNDLVPLDNLGYLLRFDSTHGCFSGKIEIQEETLLVDNKKILVLNEKDVTALPWKKLNIDYVIEATGLFTGKAMAQQHLQAGAKRVVITAPAKGDVSTFVMGVNHTNYDPDKDRIVSNASCTTNCLAPLAKVLLDHFGIEEGLMTTIHAMTATQSVVDGPSKKDWRGGRGAHQNIIPSSTGAAQAVGLCLPKLKGKFTGMAFRVPIADVSVVDLTIRLTRATSYEAICEKMFEAAQGSMKGILDYCQEEVVSSDFIGSTFSSIFDVKAGIALNDRFFKLIAWYDNEIGYACRVIDLIHYIANQEPKGLM, encoded by the coding sequence ATAAGAATTGCGATTAATGGATTGGGTCGTATTGGAAGACATGTTTTAAAACGTGCTTTAAAATATCCTCATATCACAGTGGTTGCAGTTAACGATCTTGTTCCCTTAGATAACTTGGGGTATCTGCTTCGGTTTGATTCGACTCATGGGTGTTTCAGTGGCAAAATTGAGATTCAAGAAGAAACCCTTTTAGTAGACAACAAGAAAATTCTCGTCTTAAATGAAAAAGATGTAACTGCTTTACCATGGAAAAAATTAAATATTGATTACGTTATTGAAGCTACAGGGTTATTTACTGGAAAAGCAATGGCTCAGCAGCATCTGCAAGCAGGTGCGAAACGTGTTGTGATTACAGCTCCTGCCAAAGGAGATGTTTCGACTTTTGTTATGGGTGTTAACCACACAAATTATGATCCTGATAAAGATAGAATTGTTTCGAACGCCTCATGTACGACAAATTGTTTAGCCCCTCTTGCTAAGGTTTTATTAGACCATTTTGGGATTGAAGAGGGACTCATGACCACCATTCACGCCATGACTGCTACTCAATCTGTGGTAGATGGCCCTTCTAAGAAAGATTGGCGTGGAGGGCGTGGTGCACATCAAAATATTATTCCTTCTTCAACAGGGGCAGCTCAGGCTGTAGGACTCTGCTTGCCTAAACTAAAAGGGAAATTCACAGGCATGGCATTTCGTGTGCCTATTGCTGATGTGTCTGTAGTTGATCTGACTATTCGTTTGACTCGTGCAACCTCTTACGAAGCAATTTGTGAAAAAATGTTTGAAGCAGCGCAGGGATCCATGAAAGGCATTTTAGATTATTGTCAGGAAGAAGTTGTCTCTTCTGATTTTATAGGGTCGACTTTTTCCTCAATTTTTGATGTTAAAGCTGGAATCGCACTCAATGACCGATTTTTTAAGCTCATAGCTTGGTATGATAATGAGATTGGATATGCGTGTCGTGTAATAGATCTTATTCATTATATAGCTAATCAAGAACCAAAGGGATTAATGTGA
- a CDS encoding Lrp/AsnC family transcriptional regulator, whose protein sequence is MPFLASFIAKNLLPYRGLGTGIRRALQHWSHIDFVEDREGCLFTSIIHRIKVHSSPGNAKKSRNKGAIKVQNTPIKAPKNAPLSPLQKQIIDLLIGNAKASYDDIAQAIGKDRSTVMRNVQKLKQDGIVRRMGSKKTGTWEVDI, encoded by the coding sequence GTGCCGTTTTTAGCATCCTTCATTGCTAAGAATTTACTCCCTTATAGAGGGCTAGGGACTGGTATCCGCCGTGCCCTTCAACATTGGTCGCACATTGATTTTGTCGAGGATAGAGAGGGCTGCCTCTTCACCTCAATTATTCACAGAATAAAGGTGCACTCCTCTCCAGGTAATGCTAAAAAATCAAGAAATAAAGGTGCAATAAAGGTGCAAAATACACCTATAAAAGCACCTAAAAATGCACCTTTATCTCCTCTACAAAAACAAATAATAGATCTTTTAATTGGGAATGCAAAGGCTTCGTACGATGATATAGCCCAAGCCATAGGGAAAGACCGCAGCACAGTCATGAGGAATGTCCAGAAATTAAAGCAAGATGGGATAGTGCGCCGAATGGGGTCTAAAAAAACGGGGACTTGGGAAGTGGATATATAA
- a CDS encoding YfjI family protein has translation MTTSYDWQAPIPLGAIDSPSFPEGVFPDAIEKFVGELSRSTETPRDLAGLTILAALATASHNKYVVQVKSDYREPVNLWTAVALPPGSRKSAVLAAAIKPIEKYEKQKQKLIEPLIKEITSRNKSLEVRIRELRNMVAKAKECDFEALQQEIFTLEEKIEEPPAFPQLWTSDVTPENLGTLMVLNHECMAVLSDEAGIFDILAGRYSSGIPNLDLFLKSHTGSPARVNRMGRPPDLLERAILTMGLTPQPDVLKGLGKNRTFRGRGLLGRFLYAMPRSNLGKRDLNASPMLPEVEAGYHRVLEAILEHEMSGDAQYALNLSPEAYEKWFGYSRAIEIQMDEGGPLAFMTDWAGKLAGQIARIGALIHIARYASEKPWMQAISMEDMGAAIKIGHYLSKHAQAVFDLMGADPALEGAKAVLRWVAANRYESFTFRDCQYAHKSRFKKAKELQDSIEVLLDNYFIIEAEQEKKTGRPSRVLYVNPYIFCEDK, from the coding sequence ATGACAACCTCTTATGATTGGCAAGCCCCCATTCCTTTGGGGGCAATTGATTCACCTTCTTTCCCTGAAGGAGTCTTTCCAGATGCGATTGAAAAGTTTGTTGGGGAATTGTCTCGGTCTACAGAAACCCCGCGTGATTTAGCAGGGCTTACTATATTGGCAGCCCTAGCGACAGCCTCACACAATAAATACGTCGTTCAGGTCAAATCGGACTATCGTGAGCCGGTGAATCTTTGGACAGCAGTTGCGCTTCCTCCTGGAAGCCGAAAATCGGCTGTTTTAGCGGCTGCTATCAAACCTATCGAGAAGTATGAGAAGCAGAAGCAGAAGTTAATTGAACCCTTGATAAAAGAAATTACCTCCAGGAATAAAAGCTTGGAGGTGCGCATCAGGGAATTGCGAAATATGGTTGCCAAGGCTAAAGAGTGCGATTTTGAGGCACTTCAACAAGAAATTTTTACTCTTGAGGAGAAGATTGAGGAACCTCCTGCTTTTCCCCAGCTATGGACAAGCGATGTGACACCAGAAAATTTGGGAACACTCATGGTCTTAAATCATGAGTGTATGGCTGTCTTAAGCGATGAGGCTGGAATTTTTGACATATTGGCTGGTAGGTATTCATCAGGCATTCCTAATTTAGATTTATTTTTAAAGAGTCACACGGGAAGTCCTGCGAGAGTAAATCGGATGGGAAGACCCCCCGATTTACTGGAGCGGGCGATTCTGACAATGGGACTGACCCCGCAACCAGATGTTTTGAAAGGGCTAGGAAAAAATCGAACCTTTAGAGGGAGGGGGTTGCTCGGAAGGTTTCTTTATGCGATGCCACGTTCAAACTTGGGGAAGCGTGATTTAAACGCATCTCCAATGTTGCCAGAAGTAGAAGCCGGCTATCATCGGGTGCTCGAAGCGATTTTAGAGCATGAAATGAGCGGTGATGCTCAATATGCCTTGAATCTTTCCCCAGAGGCATATGAAAAGTGGTTTGGTTATTCTCGTGCTATTGAGATTCAAATGGATGAGGGGGGTCCCCTTGCATTCATGACTGATTGGGCGGGCAAGCTTGCAGGTCAAATTGCTAGAATAGGGGCTCTTATTCACATCGCAAGATATGCATCTGAAAAGCCGTGGATGCAAGCAATTTCCATGGAGGATATGGGTGCAGCTATCAAAATAGGGCACTACCTATCAAAGCATGCACAAGCTGTTTTTGACTTGATGGGGGCAGACCCAGCACTTGAGGGAGCCAAAGCTGTTCTACGCTGGGTTGCAGCGAATCGATATGAGAGCTTTACGTTCAGGGATTGCCAATATGCACATAAGAGTCGATTTAAGAAGGCTAAGGAGCTGCAAGACTCGATTGAAGTGCTTTTAGACAACTACTTCATCATCGAAGCAGAACAGGAGAAAAAGACGGGAAGACCGAGTCGGGTTCTTTATGTGAATCCATACATTTTTTGTGAGGACAAGTAG
- a CDS encoding site-specific integrase, with protein sequence MANIQERTSKDGKTTYRVQVRLKGYPSQTATFARKTDARRWAQQIETAIREGRHFKTAEAKKRTLAELIDRYIEQVLPSKPKSFDKQQAQLLWWKEKLGAYALADITPALVAEYRDLLLGEVTCRGKKRSNSTVVRYLAALSHAFTVAMREWGWIEDSPLRKVSKPKEPGGRVRFLDTDERTRLLEACKESRNPFLYPIVTLALATGMRRAEILNLTWGNVDFERNKIVLLETKNGDKRIVPLSSHTKAILLSIREQSDDPSFFVFPRQKGQKPQKPIDIRTAWEVSLEKAQIRNFRFHDLRHCCASYLLMNGASLAEISEVLGHRTLAMVKRYAHMSEGHAANIVSKMNENIFG encoded by the coding sequence ATGGCTAACATTCAAGAGCGTACTTCCAAAGATGGCAAAACCACCTACCGAGTCCAGGTTCGCCTTAAAGGCTATCCATCCCAAACAGCTACTTTTGCAAGGAAAACAGATGCAAGGCGATGGGCTCAACAAATTGAAACCGCAATTCGTGAAGGACGTCATTTTAAAACAGCAGAAGCTAAAAAGCGAACTCTTGCTGAATTAATCGATAGATACATCGAGCAAGTATTGCCGAGTAAACCAAAAAGCTTTGATAAGCAACAGGCACAGCTTCTTTGGTGGAAAGAAAAGTTGGGTGCATATGCACTTGCTGATATTACACCAGCTCTCGTGGCTGAATACCGAGATTTGCTTTTGGGTGAAGTAACTTGCAGAGGGAAGAAGCGCTCTAATTCTACTGTAGTTAGGTATTTAGCTGCACTTTCCCATGCATTTACTGTAGCTATGAGGGAGTGGGGTTGGATTGAAGATTCGCCATTGCGAAAGGTCTCTAAGCCAAAAGAGCCTGGAGGGAGGGTCCGCTTTTTAGACACAGATGAACGTACTCGTCTTTTAGAAGCGTGCAAGGAGAGTAGGAACCCATTTTTATATCCCATAGTTACGCTTGCTCTAGCGACAGGAATGCGGCGGGCAGAAATTTTGAATCTCACCTGGGGAAATGTGGACTTTGAAAGAAATAAAATTGTTCTTTTGGAAACCAAAAATGGCGACAAGCGCATTGTGCCTCTTTCGAGTCATACTAAGGCAATTCTTTTATCAATCAGAGAGCAAAGCGATGACCCTTCATTCTTTGTTTTTCCAAGACAAAAAGGACAAAAGCCACAAAAACCAATCGATATTAGAACTGCATGGGAGGTTTCTTTAGAAAAGGCGCAGATTCGAAATTTTCGATTTCATGATTTGCGCCATTGCTGCGCTTCATATCTCTTGATGAATGGAGCTTCTCTTGCTGAGATTTCTGAAGTGCTAGGGCATCGGACTCTAGCGATGGTTAAGAGGTATGCGCATATGTCCGAAGGGCATGCTGCAAACATTGTATCAAAAATGAATGAAAATATTTTTGGGTAG
- a CDS encoding nucleotidyl transferase AbiEii/AbiGii toxin family protein, whose amino-acid sequence MTSFKTPTDFRRSLEARLKSIATNSNQDLQRLRRKVAFERLLARIFHQGSDSFVLKGGYAMELRFATARATKDIDLTCLRRINAFDVAIEHVIARELRNLVKVDLKDYFTFEVGPAQMDLDNAPYGGARYSVSSFIDRRLFVRFQLDVGADVVVDEIEQVEGLDWLKYCGIDAPKMWMISIEQQFAEKLHAYTLPREQKQNSRVKDLIDMLLLKEYRPIDGRRFKDTLQKVYGARGTHALPENLGPPPSEWLPLFESLASECGLSLSMQEAYLELLKFFQNHVLEI is encoded by the coding sequence ATGACAAGTTTTAAAACACCGACCGATTTCCGCAGAAGCTTGGAAGCTCGCTTAAAGAGCATCGCGACTAACAGTAATCAAGATTTGCAACGTCTTAGACGGAAAGTTGCCTTTGAGAGGCTTTTAGCTAGAATATTTCATCAAGGCTCGGATAGTTTCGTTCTTAAGGGGGGATATGCCATGGAATTGCGCTTTGCTACGGCACGGGCAACGAAAGATATTGATTTGACTTGCTTGCGCAGAATCAATGCATTTGATGTAGCGATTGAACATGTCATTGCTCGAGAGTTGCGCAATTTAGTGAAAGTGGACCTAAAAGATTATTTTACCTTTGAGGTTGGACCTGCCCAAATGGACTTGGATAATGCACCCTATGGAGGGGCGCGCTATTCTGTGTCTTCCTTTATCGACAGGCGACTTTTTGTAAGGTTCCAGCTCGATGTGGGGGCCGATGTCGTGGTTGACGAAATAGAGCAAGTAGAGGGGTTAGACTGGCTGAAATATTGTGGCATCGATGCGCCTAAGATGTGGATGATTTCGATTGAACAGCAGTTCGCAGAAAAGCTACATGCCTATACCCTTCCCCGAGAGCAAAAACAAAACTCTCGCGTGAAAGATTTAATTGACATGCTGTTGCTCAAGGAATATCGCCCCATTGATGGAAGGCGTTTCAAAGATACTTTGCAAAAAGTGTATGGTGCGCGTGGCACACATGCTTTACCCGAAAATCTTGGTCCTCCGCCCTCTGAATGGCTTCCATTATTTGAAAGCCTTGCGTCTGAATGTGGTTTATCTCTATCGATGCAAGAAGCTTACCTTGAGTTGCTGAAATTTTTTCAAAATCATGTGTTGGAAATATGA
- a CDS encoding DNA-directed RNA polymerase subunit alpha, producing the protein MPSILYNKFEMPEMIKIDEESVSNNYARFIAEPFERGFGHTIGNSLRRMLLTAIEAPAIIAFFMEGVPHEYMAIEGVIEDVTNIILNLKSALLRRLPLDNMPNRREQHTLTKSLQITNEDLGSSGQKVIVLGDLISNSDFEVVNPDLPIFTVTKPMNRRIKLKVMIGRGYVPSERHVIVNPTADEIVVDSIFSPVRIVNYFVEDTRVGQDTDFDRLILDVTTDGRVTPQEALAFAAKILVKHLAIFETIDQRQITFEDAAISSDSDFDDVMSKLVLSINEIELSVRSTNCLNGANIETIGELVVMPELKLLQFRNFGKKSLNEIKAKLTEMELGLGMDLSRFGVTEHNVKDKIDEYLEEHKKAVS; encoded by the coding sequence ATGCCATCTATTCTTTATAATAAGTTTGAAATGCCTGAAATGATTAAAATTGATGAAGAAAGTGTCTCAAATAATTATGCACGCTTCATTGCAGAGCCTTTTGAAAGAGGTTTTGGGCACACTATTGGTAATAGTTTACGTCGTATGCTTCTAACAGCTATTGAAGCGCCTGCAATTATTGCCTTTTTTATGGAAGGTGTTCCACACGAATATATGGCCATTGAAGGTGTTATTGAAGATGTAACGAATATTATTCTTAATTTAAAAAGTGCTCTTCTCCGTCGTCTTCCTTTAGATAACATGCCTAATAGACGAGAACAGCATACTTTGACAAAAAGTTTGCAAATTACTAATGAAGATTTAGGTTCTTCAGGACAAAAAGTTATCGTTCTTGGAGATCTTATTTCCAATAGTGATTTTGAAGTCGTTAATCCTGATTTACCCATTTTTACTGTAACAAAGCCGATGAATCGCCGAATTAAACTGAAAGTCATGATTGGGCGTGGATATGTTCCTTCTGAAAGGCATGTGATTGTAAATCCAACAGCTGATGAGATTGTTGTGGATTCAATATTTTCGCCAGTACGTATTGTGAATTACTTTGTTGAAGATACACGAGTTGGGCAAGATACTGATTTTGATCGTTTAATTCTTGATGTCACAACTGATGGTCGGGTCACACCCCAGGAAGCACTTGCTTTTGCTGCAAAAATCCTAGTTAAACACCTCGCTATTTTTGAAACAATTGATCAGCGTCAAATTACATTTGAAGATGCTGCTATCAGTAGTGATAGTGATTTTGATGATGTCATGTCTAAGCTTGTTTTGAGTATTAATGAAATTGAGCTTTCTGTTCGTTCGACAAATTGTCTCAATGGTGCGAATATAGAAACGATAGGTGAACTTGTAGTCATGCCAGAACTTAAATTACTACAATTTCGTAATTTTGGTAAAAAGTCACTAAACGAAATTAAAGCAAAGCTTACAGAGATGGAACTTGGTCTAGGAATGGATTTGTCTCGATTTGGTGTAACAGAACACAATGTAAAAGATAAAATTGATGAATATTTAGAAGAACATAAGAAGGCGGTATCATGA